The genomic window TTTAGTCGTAGACACTGGTGGTTTAGTCTTTAATGATGATACTGAATTTTTACCACTAATTCGCCAGCAGGCAATGACAGCGCTTGCAGAAGCATGTGCCGCTATTTTTGTAGTAGATGGTAAAACGGGCCCCACATCGGCAGATTTAGAAATCGCCGAATGGATGCGCCAACAACGCGTACCTGTGCTACTAACTGTAAATAAATGTGAATCCCCAGAACAAGGCTTAATCCAAGCTGCCGAATTTTGGGAATTGGGATTGGGCGAACCTTACGCCATTTCCGCGATTCATGGCAGTGGTACAGGAGAGTTACTCGATGAGTTAATTAATCACATACCTGCTATTGAGGACATCCCAGAAACGAATGAAATCAAAGTAGCAATTGTGGGACGCCCAAATGTGGGCAAATCGAGCTTACTCAATTCTTTTGTCGGGGAAGAGAGGGCAATTGTTAGCCCAATTTCCGGCACCACCCGCGATGCTATTGATACTTTCATTGAACGAGACGGACAAAGCTACCGCTTGATTGACACCGCCGGCATTCGTAAAAAGAAACACATAGAATACGGCACAGAATTCTTTAGTATTAACCGTGCTTTTAAAGCGATTCGCCGCGCTGACGTGGTTTTATTAGTACTAGATGCCGTAGATGGAGTAACTGAGCAAGACCAAAAATTAGCTGGGCGGATTATCGAAGAAGGTCGAGCTTGCATCATCGTCGTTAATAAGTGGGATGCTGTCGAAAAAGACTCTTACACAATCTACGATTACGAAAAAACTCTGCAATCACGGTTACATTTTACCGAATGGGCAGAAACAATCTTTGTGAGCGCCTTGTCAGGACAACGGGTAGAAAAAATTCTAGAGTTGGTGAAAACGGCGGCTGAATCACACAAACGCCGTGTCAGCACATCAGTTATTAACGAAGTCTTAACAGATGCCGTCAGTTGGCATTCACCGCCAGCATCCCGTGGTGGGCGTCAAGGCAAGATTTATTATGGTACACAAGTAAGTAGCCAACCACCAACGATCGCTTTATTTGTCAATGATTCCAAACGCTTCAACGACAACTACCGCCGCTACATTGAACGCCAATTCCGGCAACAGCTAGGATTCAAGGGCACGCCAATGATTTTACTGTGGCGGAGTAAAAAAGTCCGTGATGCCGAAATTGGTAATGTTAATAGAGCAACTCGCGTTAAATCAAGTTAGGAGTAGAGACGCGATTAATCGCGTCTGTACAGGATAGACGCGATTAATCGCGTCTGTACAGGAGTTATGAGTTAAAGTCAGAATTGCTTGCTAACTATAGAACCCTATCGACTTGAGTTTGATAGCGGTACAAGGTGAAAGTTATGAGAGTTCCTCGTTCCCATGCTCCGCGTGGGAATGCATTAACGTGGGCTGCTGACTCAATGTCTGAGTGGAGGCAGCAGCCCCTAATTAGCCATTCCCATGCAGAGCATAGGAACGAGAGAATAATGGGAAATTAAATCGAGCTTTTTTCGACTTGTGCGTACACCGTAGCCTTTTTAAAGGAGGATCGAGGTTTCAGGTTTTCAATGCGTAAGTCCTGTTAAAGTCAAAACTGCTAACTCCTAACTCTTAATTTTAAAATGGATTTATTGCGATCGCTGCCACTTGGACTTTATTTAGAACAACCCCAAACTTGGTTGCATAAAATCGATCCGCGAGTCAAGTTCGCCTGGTTGATGAGCTTTTTAACAAGCTATATTTTGGCTAACAACTCTTGGCGGGTGATGCTGGTGGTAGTATTGATTATTGCCACCTTGATTGCCAGGATTCCTCGACGAGTATGGCAGCAGCAAATGGGTTGGCTGTTAATGCTATCGTTTTTTGTCTTAGCGATCGGAGCGATCAGTCCTGATGGAATGGGTGTAGATTATCAGCCACGCCTGCCAGCTAATGAACAAATATTAAGCCAGCCATCAAACTCCAACAATATTGTTGAAGAGCAAGTAGTTGAGAAAAAAAAATACAGCTACGTGCGATTTCACAAAGGCCCAGTGAAAGTAACTCGCTACTCCTTGGATTTAGCAGTACGCCTGAGTACACTTATATTTACTGTGATTTACAGCACCAACCTGTATCTGCTGACAACCGCACCAGAAGAAATCACATCTGGCATAGAAAGCCTGATGCAACCCCTGCGACGCCTGAAGTTGCCTGTCACAGAAATTGCTTTAACTTTAACCTTGTCCTTGCGCTTTATTCCTCTGGTATTAGAAGAAGTACAAAACTTATTTCGCTCCGTGATGACAAGGGCAATTAATTGGAAAAAGCTGGGATTGAAAGGAGGATTCAAAGTTTGGATGACAGTTGCAGAGAGACTGTTAGAAAATCTGCTCTTACGAGCTGATCAAATGGCGAATGCAATGATGGTGAGGGGTTTTACCAGTCCCAATGAGCATCGAGTCCAGTGGCACGACTTACGATTAAAAGGGCGTGACTGGCTTGCTATTGCAACTTTAATTTTATTCTGGGGAATACGACTAGCTATTGGAACTCAGGTCTAATTTTGCGCCGAGAAAATGGTAATAGGTAATAGGTAATTGCATTTTGTCAGTGGTCAGTAGTCGTAGTTATTTGTACTCACTGCTGAAAACTGTTAACTAACTATTGACAACGCTTGTAAACAGTATGACCAAGCCTTGGTATTGGCGATCGCTACCCTTAGAAAAGCGCACAGGTTCGGAAGTTTTTGCTGCTCTTTTTCGCCCCACTGCTGCACCCGCAATTGCTACCCTACTAGAAAGTCCCTACCCAACGCCAATCGACCATCCCCAACTCAACCAATATTCTATCTGTGCAGGCGCTCCTCGCCTAGTAGATGGCATCCCACAGATGTGGACACCAGAAGTAGGAGAGGTTTTTCCCTTCCTAGAAAAGTTGTTACAGCAAGGGGTAGCGGGACATGAGGAGGAATTTACTTCCCCTGCTTCCGATCTCCCCTTTACTGGCGGTTGGTTGGGTTGGCTAGGCTACGATGTGGCATGGGAAATTGAACAGTTACCCCGTAATAAAATTGATCCCCTACCCTTTCCCATAGCTTTTTGGTACGAACCAGATTGTTTTGCCGTTTTAGATCATGCACAACAAATTCTTTGGTTAGCCGCCAGTGATGCAAGTGGACTTGATGAGTTAGAAAAGAAGTTAGCAAAGAAAGACGCGGGGAAAGAATTCTCCGTATCTCCCTGTCCCCGCATCCCCGTGTCCTCTTCGTTCCCCCTGTTTTTGACATCTCAGGCAGATTATGAAACAGCTGTCAACCAGGTGAAAAAATATATTCAAGCTGGAGACATCTTTCAAGCAAATCTTTCATTGCGATTTCAAGCGTCTACATCGGCTTCTGGTTGGGAAATTTACCAAGCCTTGCAAAAAATCAATCCTTCTCCTTTTGCCAGCTATTGGCAAACGCCTTGGGGGGAACTGATCAGTTGTTCGCCGGAACGGTTAGTAATGTTGCAAAATCGGCAAGCCGAAACCAGACCGATCGCCGGAACGCGATCGCGTGGTGTCACTCCAGAACAAGATATGCAACTGGCCCAAGATTTACTCAGCAACACTAAAGAACGTGCAGAACACATCATGCTAGTGGATTTGGAACGCAATGATTTAGGGCGAGTTTGTGAATGGGGAACGGTTGCTGTTGACGAATTGCTGACAATTGAGCGATATAGCCATGTGATGCATCTTGTCAGCAACATCAAAGGTACTTTAAAAGGCGAATGCACTACCATTGATTTGATTCGCGCCACGTTCCCAGGTGGCACAATTACAGGTTGTCCCAAAGTCCGTTGCATGGAAATTATTGAAGAATTAGAACCCGTGCGGCGCAGCTTGTTCTATGGTTCTTGTGGCTATTTAGATTGGCGTGGTCATTTAGATTTGAATATCTTAATCCGCACTCTGCTACTAGCTCCCGCGTCTCAAGAAGGTGAAGGAGCAGGGGAAGCTGGGGAAGTAAATTCTTTCTCATCTCCCCACTCAAGACTCATCCCCCAGCACTCAGCACTCAACATTGTCTGGGGACAAGTTGGCGCGGGAATTGTTGCAGACAGCGATCCAGAGAGAGAATGGTATGAATCTCTGCACAAAGCTCAGGCACAACTGGCAGCACTGAAAATGCTAGATAATCAATAGAAGATTAGTTTTCTTTGCTGTCCCCACTCTCCACTCCCCTATTCTGTTAGCTATTTTGCGCCATTGGGCGACAGTTGTGGCAGTATAGAAAGAAGTTGAAAAGTTCGCTGTTGCTGTTGGGAACTTCAAAGGGTGTTTTTCCTGGCAACGCCGAACTTCAACAACAGGATCAGGACTATTTTGTGCCTTGTCCCTACAGATTGGTAAATTGAAGTCACCAAAGCAGATGGTGATGTTTATCAACCAGCCTCTACTCTGTAGAATCTACGCTTTGCGGCTTCTGTTGTACCATTTCGCTTCACTACCACTAGCTTCATCTGCCCATTAGGAACTAGATCAAGGTCTTCGTAACCGCAGTTTTGCATTTTAAGCAAATATTCAGGCGAATGTTGGTATTATCGTCTGAATGTTTGGAATTCACTGCGAAAAGATATACATACTCCCACCTTGACTCTTAAATGAATCCAGAAAACGCAGAAACTTACATAAACCATCCAACTTGGGGTTTACTCTACAAAATCTGTATGGTTGATGAGAACCAGGATTTGTTCACCACACTTTATGCCCAGCGCTTATTTTTTTTGGTAGCAAATGACGTTAAAGGTGTTAAGTTCCAGTCTCTAGGACGGACTGAGGCTAGAATGATGTTGGAAAATCGCTTACGTACCCTGCGTCGTAGTGGACAATCTCAGGAGTACGATCAACTTCAGAGTGTTTTCCAACGCACCTTCCAATGAGCAGTTCGATTTCCGAACGTATTGTTTCCATTCGCTCCTCACTACCAACTTCAGTCCGATTGATTGCTGTTAGCAAGCAAGTTTCTGCCCAGGCCATTCGGTCTGCCTATGCCGCAGGAATTCGTGATTTTGCGGAGAGTCGTATCCAAGAAGCCGCCAGCAAACAAGCCGAGTTGCAAGACTTACCGGATATTACCTGGCACTTTATTGGACATTTGCAAAGCAATAAAGCCAAAAAAGCCATCGAGCAATTCCCCTGGATTCACTCCGTCGATAACTTGAAGCTGGCACAGCGCTTAGATCAATTGGCGCAACAGCTAGGAGTGAGTCCCCAGGTTTGCCTGCAAGTGAAAATTCTCCCCGATCCCAACAAGTCCGGTTGGAGTGTGCCAGAACTTTTAGCTGATTTACCCACACTCAATCAATACAAAAGTTTACAAATTCAAGGTTTGATGACAATTCCGCCTTCAGGATTAAATGCTCCGGAAATTTTGAATGTGTTTAATCTCAATCGTCAGCTAGCAAAGGAAATCCAGGAGCAAAACTGGTCACACATTAAAATGCAGCAACTATCTATGGGTATGTCAGGCGACTACGAACTGGCAGTGCAAGCAGGCGCAACGATGGTACGATTAGGAACAATATTGTTTGGCGATCGCTCTTAGCCTATTGATCATCAGCCTTGGAGGTCAGTATTAATAGAGATCAGGATTTGATGACAAGAATTTTGTAACAGACTGGTGCAATTGGAAACAAAGGATATAGTATTGACAAGAGCAATCGCCAAGGGAAAATGGGGTATAAAGAACTTACCTTCGGACAAACCTTAGGATATAATCTTGACTCATTATTATGTTTAGGCGATGCACAGACCTTTCCAATAAGTGTCAGTTCATCGCCAAAACCTGTAGTATAGGCTACAAATCAGCAATACACTTGCTGAAGTATCCACCGATGTAGCGTAACCGCCGTAGGCATCGCTCCTAGTTCAATCAATCCTAAGCCAAGTCAAAACAGGCTATTCGCACCAGGAGAGTACACACACAATGAACAACATCTTTTCCAAACTCAGAGACTTTGTGGGTCTAAATGAGCAAGTGGAATACGAGTATTACGAAGAAGAACCAGAAACAGATAATAATAATTACCAAAATCTGTATCAGCAAGAAAATCCCCAACCAGCACCACAAGAGAGCGCAACCGCTCAAAATCGACGCTGGCGGGAACCAGTGCCTACAATGGGAGATGATATAGCAGCAGGTTCAAAGCCAATGGGGAATGTGATTGGTATGCCAGGAGCAATTAACGGAATTTCGGAAGTTTTAGTCCTCGAACCACGCACCTTTGAAGAAATGCCCCAGGCAATTCAAGCGTTGCGAGAACGCAAGTCAGTAGTATTAAATCTGACAATTATGGACCCAGATCAAGCTCAACGAGCAGTAGATTTTGTTGCAGGTGGTACTTACGCACTAGATGGACATCAAGAGCGCATCGGTGAGAGCATCTTCTTGTTTACACCAAGCTGTGTCCAAGTTAGCACCCAAGGTGGCGTTCTTCATGAAGTACCACAACCGCCAGCCCGTCCGTCTCGTCCTACAGGTACTCCAAATCAAACCTGGGGCAACGAAACTAACCGGATGGCACAATAAAGTTAAATTAGTTGTTAGTCCTTTGTCCTTTGTCATTTGTCGTGGGTTTTGATCATAATGACAAATGACAAACGACTAATGACTAATGACCCTTACGGGTGATGCTACGTACAGTCGCTAACGCTACCGCAACTCTTAGAGACGCACAAGGGACGCTAACGCCAGTCACTCATGGGGAGCGACT from Nostoc sp. UHCC 0926 includes these protein-coding regions:
- a CDS encoding YggS family pyridoxal phosphate-dependent enzyme, whose amino-acid sequence is MSSSISERIVSIRSSLPTSVRLIAVSKQVSAQAIRSAYAAGIRDFAESRIQEAASKQAELQDLPDITWHFIGHLQSNKAKKAIEQFPWIHSVDNLKLAQRLDQLAQQLGVSPQVCLQVKILPDPNKSGWSVPELLADLPTLNQYKSLQIQGLMTIPPSGLNAPEILNVFNLNRQLAKEIQEQNWSHIKMQQLSMGMSGDYELAVQAGATMVRLGTILFGDRS
- the der gene encoding ribosome biogenesis GTPase Der, whose translation is MALPIVAIIGRPNVGKSTLVNRLAGEQTAIVHDEPGVTRDRTYMPAFWNGREFLVVDTGGLVFNDDTEFLPLIRQQAMTALAEACAAIFVVDGKTGPTSADLEIAEWMRQQRVPVLLTVNKCESPEQGLIQAAEFWELGLGEPYAISAIHGSGTGELLDELINHIPAIEDIPETNEIKVAIVGRPNVGKSSLLNSFVGEERAIVSPISGTTRDAIDTFIERDGQSYRLIDTAGIRKKKHIEYGTEFFSINRAFKAIRRADVVLLVLDAVDGVTEQDQKLAGRIIEEGRACIIVVNKWDAVEKDSYTIYDYEKTLQSRLHFTEWAETIFVSALSGQRVEKILELVKTAAESHKRRVSTSVINEVLTDAVSWHSPPASRGGRQGKIYYGTQVSSQPPTIALFVNDSKRFNDNYRRYIERQFRQQLGFKGTPMILLWRSKKVRDAEIGNVNRATRVKSS
- a CDS encoding energy-coupling factor transporter transmembrane component T family protein; amino-acid sequence: MDLLRSLPLGLYLEQPQTWLHKIDPRVKFAWLMSFLTSYILANNSWRVMLVVVLIIATLIARIPRRVWQQQMGWLLMLSFFVLAIGAISPDGMGVDYQPRLPANEQILSQPSNSNNIVEEQVVEKKKYSYVRFHKGPVKVTRYSLDLAVRLSTLIFTVIYSTNLYLLTTAPEEITSGIESLMQPLRRLKLPVTEIALTLTLSLRFIPLVLEEVQNLFRSVMTRAINWKKLGLKGGFKVWMTVAERLLENLLLRADQMANAMMVRGFTSPNEHRVQWHDLRLKGRDWLAIATLILFWGIRLAIGTQV
- the pipX gene encoding transcriptional coactivator PipX; its protein translation is MNPENAETYINHPTWGLLYKICMVDENQDLFTTLYAQRLFFLVANDVKGVKFQSLGRTEARMMLENRLRTLRRSGQSQEYDQLQSVFQRTFQ
- a CDS encoding anthranilate synthase component I, whose product is MTKPWYWRSLPLEKRTGSEVFAALFRPTAAPAIATLLESPYPTPIDHPQLNQYSICAGAPRLVDGIPQMWTPEVGEVFPFLEKLLQQGVAGHEEEFTSPASDLPFTGGWLGWLGYDVAWEIEQLPRNKIDPLPFPIAFWYEPDCFAVLDHAQQILWLAASDASGLDELEKKLAKKDAGKEFSVSPCPRIPVSSSFPLFLTSQADYETAVNQVKKYIQAGDIFQANLSLRFQASTSASGWEIYQALQKINPSPFASYWQTPWGELISCSPERLVMLQNRQAETRPIAGTRSRGVTPEQDMQLAQDLLSNTKERAEHIMLVDLERNDLGRVCEWGTVAVDELLTIERYSHVMHLVSNIKGTLKGECTTIDLIRATFPGGTITGCPKVRCMEIIEELEPVRRSLFYGSCGYLDWRGHLDLNILIRTLLLAPASQEGEGAGEAGEVNSFSSPHSRLIPQHSALNIVWGQVGAGIVADSDPEREWYESLHKAQAQLAALKMLDNQ
- a CDS encoding cell division protein SepF gives rise to the protein MNNIFSKLRDFVGLNEQVEYEYYEEEPETDNNNYQNLYQQENPQPAPQESATAQNRRWREPVPTMGDDIAAGSKPMGNVIGMPGAINGISEVLVLEPRTFEEMPQAIQALRERKSVVLNLTIMDPDQAQRAVDFVAGGTYALDGHQERIGESIFLFTPSCVQVSTQGGVLHEVPQPPARPSRPTGTPNQTWGNETNRMAQ